Proteins from a single region of Corynebacterium casei LMG S-19264:
- a CDS encoding alkaline phosphatase, translating into MSSPSHSGRSNVHPGALNVLGQDDDGFSVMIEGGAIDWTGHANQSAREIEEMQDFNASVDAAIEWVKTNSNWEETLLIVTADHETGYLSGMNEPEDGKWNVMAGDSSTLPTHEWYSGNHTNQVVPFFFKGAGSEDIMSQVKGTDPVRGDYIDNTDIAKLAKNTWWTNGSNTGGNDDDDKKPVASGSSNAFSGLAGAGIMAAVIGALVALAQSVGVVSIDTSAIDRLIRQFK; encoded by the coding sequence ATGTCGAGTCCATCACATTCAGGTCGCTCGAACGTCCACCCCGGCGCACTGAATGTCCTGGGCCAGGACGACGATGGTTTCTCCGTCATGATTGAGGGCGGCGCCATTGACTGGACTGGTCACGCTAACCAGTCCGCGCGTGAGATTGAAGAAATGCAGGACTTCAACGCTTCCGTTGACGCTGCTATCGAGTGGGTCAAGACCAACTCCAATTGGGAAGAAACCCTGTTGATTGTTACCGCTGACCACGAAACCGGCTACCTCTCCGGCATGAATGAGCCAGAAGACGGCAAGTGGAACGTCATGGCCGGTGACTCGTCTACCCTGCCAACTCACGAGTGGTACTCCGGTAACCACACCAACCAGGTAGTTCCTTTCTTCTTCAAGGGCGCTGGCTCTGAAGACATCATGAGCCAGGTCAAGGGCACCGACCCGGTGCGCGGTGACTACATCGACAACACTGACATCGCAAAGCTAGCGAAAAACACCTGGTGGACCAACGGCAGCAACACCGGTGGCAACGACGATGACGACAAGAAGCCTGTTGCTTCTGGTTCCAGCAACGCTTTCTCTGGCCTTGCGGGCGCGGGCATCATGGCTGCTGTCATTGGCGCGCTGGTAGCACTCGCCCAATCCGTGGGCGTTGTCTCCATTGACACCTCCGCGATTGACCGTTTGATCCGTCAGTTCAAGTAG
- a CDS encoding MOSC domain-containing protein — protein sequence MNARVASTNIAVPRDNAAGTYSRTGIDKQPAESISVFAPGPNYGDGSGVTGDFIGDDQHHGGAHKAVYAFSREELDFWQDELGRKLVDGSFGENLTTHGIDLGGLVINQRVRIGTAVLEVSVPRTPCATFAAWLEEKGWVKKFTARGDCGAYFRVISPGTITPNDEIILEEAPSHGVTMAEAFAVKMGAKENLEKVVNAHCLPGHHHEQLARRLERVN from the coding sequence ATGAATGCACGCGTTGCCTCCACCAATATTGCCGTCCCCCGCGACAATGCGGCTGGTACTTACAGCCGCACCGGGATCGATAAGCAGCCGGCCGAATCCATCTCTGTGTTCGCGCCCGGGCCCAACTACGGCGACGGCTCCGGCGTGACCGGAGATTTTATTGGCGATGACCAGCACCACGGCGGCGCACACAAAGCCGTGTATGCGTTCTCGCGCGAAGAGCTGGACTTTTGGCAGGATGAGCTAGGCAGAAAGCTTGTCGATGGCTCCTTTGGAGAAAACCTCACCACCCACGGCATCGACCTGGGTGGTCTTGTCATCAATCAGCGCGTTCGAATTGGAACCGCGGTTTTAGAGGTCTCAGTCCCCCGCACCCCGTGCGCGACTTTTGCTGCATGGCTGGAGGAAAAAGGCTGGGTGAAAAAGTTCACCGCACGCGGCGACTGCGGTGCTTATTTTCGAGTTATTTCCCCAGGCACTATCACCCCGAATGACGAGATAATTCTTGAAGAAGCTCCTAGCCACGGAGTCACCATGGCTGAAGCTTTCGCCGTAAAGATGGGCGCCAAAGAAAACCTAGAAAAAGTGGTGAATGCCCATTGTTTACCTGGGCATCACCACGAACAGCTTGCACGCCGTTTAGAGCGGGTAAATTAG
- a CDS encoding aldehyde dehydrogenase family protein produces MSQFDTYDSLLASIVAESGDEVKNPATGEVVGVAPAGTPEDMEAAITRARDAQKEWAKLGEAKRNELLLAAADAIEAAAEPLAELLSREQGKPLNGPNARFEVGACSAWLRATASFESPDHTVVEDGETTAKVFYRPLGVVGAIGPWNWPMMISVWQLAPALRMGNTVVMKPSEYTPLSVLALVKVINSVLPEGVLNIVTGDGKVGAALSTSQGIDKLMFTGSTETGRKIVESTAASLARVTLELGGNDAGIVLDDVNAKEIAEGLFWGAFINTGQTCAAMKRLYVPESIYDEVVDALVEVAKNMPMGVGLEEENVLGPLQNKQQFDIVDKLVKAAKDGGARVLVGGEPDYDQPGYFFPTTLVADIDNDNPLVAEEQFGPALPIIKYSTIDEAIEMANSLDVGLGSSVWSSDRERALEVASQLEAGTTWINAHGNVDPRIPFGGTKNSGYGVEFGVEGLKGLAYPHVVNG; encoded by the coding sequence GTGTCCCAGTTCGATACCTATGATTCCCTACTCGCTTCCATCGTTGCTGAATCCGGCGATGAAGTGAAAAACCCAGCCACCGGCGAAGTTGTGGGCGTTGCCCCGGCCGGCACCCCAGAAGATATGGAAGCAGCGATCACCCGCGCACGCGATGCGCAGAAGGAATGGGCAAAGCTCGGCGAGGCAAAGCGCAATGAACTGCTGCTTGCTGCTGCCGATGCCATTGAAGCCGCTGCTGAACCACTCGCCGAACTGCTCTCCCGCGAGCAGGGTAAGCCACTGAACGGACCAAATGCCCGCTTTGAGGTCGGCGCATGTTCGGCATGGCTGCGTGCCACCGCTTCCTTTGAATCCCCTGACCACACCGTTGTTGAAGACGGTGAGACCACCGCGAAGGTCTTCTACCGCCCACTCGGCGTGGTTGGCGCGATTGGCCCATGGAACTGGCCAATGATGATTTCCGTTTGGCAGTTAGCCCCGGCATTGCGCATGGGCAACACCGTTGTCATGAAGCCCTCCGAATACACGCCGCTGTCTGTTCTTGCGTTGGTCAAGGTCATCAACAGTGTCCTACCGGAAGGTGTGCTCAACATCGTCACTGGCGATGGCAAGGTGGGCGCGGCCCTGTCGACGAGCCAGGGCATCGACAAGCTGATGTTCACCGGCTCCACTGAGACCGGCCGCAAGATTGTGGAATCCACCGCAGCTTCCCTGGCTCGCGTGACTCTTGAGCTCGGCGGCAACGACGCTGGCATTGTGCTTGACGATGTCAACGCTAAGGAAATCGCCGAGGGCCTTTTCTGGGGCGCATTCATTAACACTGGTCAGACCTGTGCCGCGATGAAGCGTCTGTACGTTCCAGAGTCCATCTATGACGAGGTCGTGGACGCACTCGTTGAGGTGGCCAAGAATATGCCGATGGGCGTCGGCCTGGAAGAAGAAAACGTGCTGGGGCCGCTGCAGAATAAGCAGCAGTTCGATATCGTCGACAAGCTGGTCAAGGCTGCAAAGGACGGCGGCGCACGTGTGCTTGTTGGCGGTGAGCCTGACTACGACCAGCCGGGATACTTCTTCCCTACTACCCTGGTTGCTGATATCGACAACGACAACCCACTGGTTGCTGAAGAGCAATTTGGCCCAGCCCTGCCGATTATCAAGTACTCGACTATTGATGAAGCCATCGAGATGGCTAACTCCCTCGATGTTGGCCTGGGGTCTTCCGTCTGGTCTTCTGACCGCGAGCGTGCCCTCGAGGTTGCATCGCAGCTCGAAGCCGGTACTACCTGGATCAATGCCCACGGCAACGTGGATCCACGCATCCCATTTGGTGGCACCAAGAACTCCGGCTACGGCGTTGAGTTCGGCGTAGAAGGCCTCAAGGGCCTTGCCTACCCACACGTGGTGAACGGCTAA